The nucleotide window TGGCTTCAATATTGTCCTTGCCGCTTCATCTTATCGCTGATATTCTGCGTCTGTTGGATAACATTCAAGAGCTTCCTCCCATTCTGCTAAGTCATCGAATATTCTACTCTGCTCTTTTGGATACACCAAGTCTGCCCGTGGATATCATTCGCAGTCAGATTCCCGACAACCTGCTTCCGTTGGCCTTTACCGCATTCAAGTCGCAAAAGTCGGTAAGGGAAACAAACTGTATAAGCGTGCAAGAGTTTTTGACTCATTACTACAACAATTCTGCACGGAATGTGGACGGTAGTCAACTTCACTTGACAGTAGGTGAAGCCACTGAGGTTGTCAGAGTCAATGATGCATTGTCGGGCTTAAGGGATGAGTTTTCTCTGTGTTCCCTAAGGAGGCTTCATGGTGTAAACCAAGATGCATCCCTTAAGAGTGGCCAAGGTCTCTCTCCTGGCGAGTACTATCGAATCTCTCGCGCACTCTATCGATTCCAGATATATCGAAACCTTTTCCTCGACAAGGAGCAGGAACTTGATCTTTTCCCTTCTTATGACGATGATCAAGACGAAGATTCGAGCTTCGACAACGAACTGAAAAAGCTGTTCTTCGATCGGCATTCACCATGGGTCAATGAACAACTGGCTTGTGTTTATGACTTTCTTGAAACAAGAGTAACGGGTGGTAAGCTTGACACCCTAGTAAATCTTTCACATACAGACTTCAAATGAGTTATCCTAACTTGCGCCCTGAATATAGTCATGCTGACCATCCTATCCGCAACCCCAAGCAATCGGCAAGTAGTTGTCAATGGCTTTCAATGGGGAGACAATCTTACCGAATGGCTAGCTGAAAAGACTCGATCGTTTGAGGAGCAGAAATGCGTGAGTTGCAACATTTATCTGGGACTGTGTGAACTGTAGACGCTTACTGACGATATTCTAGATGTCCCTCGATATTACTCGTCTcagtcagcttctcaaggcctCAACCTACGAAGAGTGGCAAGCGTCGCTTGGTGAGGCTATTAGTCCTTGCCAAAAtaggcttgaagaagatcttgaggagTTCAACCGTGGAAGAAGGCCGAATGGACATAAAGAAGTCTGGCGAGCTGAAGATATCGAAAGACTAGCCAGGGAAGTTGACGCTGACGAAGCGTTTACTGATGATCAACCAAGACAGACATGGATGAAAGTACACTATGATCATGCGCATGAGAGATATCGCTTAGGAGAGCACACGTTTGCCCCAATGAGGTTTATCTTCGGCATGAGGAGAATCGGTTACGTCATGTGGGATGCAGAGAGAATGAAGAATGATGCCTGTAAAGTCACCTTGAATAAGGCGTACCAAGGCGATGCTATTTTCTAGGCGGCTTGCATGAAAGCCGATTTTGGAATTAGGGATATTTGTGAATCAGCAGCTGCTAGTGATACCTTGGAGCCTCAATGTCAGTTCAAGCCGTCAGACTAACATCTCTGCTCCTAATTGTATGCCGACGAGGACTCATTTTATGCTCGCGGATCAGGGCATCTGTAAGAATATGACCAGGGCTGAGACTTAGATCTTAAGTGAGAAACATGGACATAAAAGCTGAGTTTAACGGGGCATGAACTTGGCAGGCAAGTAACTATCGTCTTATGAGCCTACACTGAAGGGTCAAGTTGAGGAGCTTGAATTGATGATTGTGATTTCCCCAGATTGTGGAAGAAAGTGTATCAGCCTTTCCCAATCAAGAAGTTTCACGCGATGCCTGCTAGTAAGGGAGTATCGCATTTGCTTGCCGGGATCAGTCGGAGTAAGGTGGGCAAAGAATAGAGCATCGCGAGCTATCATGGTGGCGGGATCAAATGGGGAAGTGGATTTGCCATagagggcaagaaaacaccgaaccttgacatagggtgttaaaataaacttagcaaagagTACCCTAAGCTTTGGCTAAGCTTACCTAAGTaattttatcacttagggttaaggtcctgagttttctttttcctcccctagactGTTCGCCAGCTCTGAACACTATCTTGTTCTCTCTACCTACTCTAAATAATCCTATCACTGTACACATCGGATCAGATGCTCGGCAAAGGCACTGATATTACGCAGTGCGATACACCATTGCTTCAAAATGATCCGAGATAAGATTATTCTCTTGGAAAAATAGCCGTCATGTCACATACTGAGTGTATCAAAACCTGCCAGTACGGCCCGGTCCAGTAACCGAACCAAGAGTTGAAGTTTATGAGGCCTACTCTGTACAAAACACCTCCATGTCCACTTCGGCTCCGTGAGATCATCAGACTCTTTCGGCACAGGAATTCTCCATACAAATGCTGACAAACCGGACGGGGCACCATCATGAGAAGCCCAACCGCGCCTGGCAAATTTCTAGgcttctcatgatgagatgaaatggAAGCCATCTCCACAGTTTTCCCCAGAAACTCGCCCCAGAAGCCAATCGAGTTGATTACCACCTCGGCATACCAACCTGTAAAGAGTAATAGAAATGCACAAGTTCTTTAAATGCA belongs to Fusarium musae strain F31 chromosome 9, whole genome shotgun sequence and includes:
- a CDS encoding hypothetical protein (EggNog:ENOG41) produces the protein MASILSLPLHLIADILRLLDNIQELPPILLSHRIFYSALLDTPSLPVDIIRSQIPDNLLPLAFTAFKSQKSVRETNCISVQEFLTHYYNNSARNVDGSQLHLTVGEATEVVRVNDALSGLRDEFSLCSLRRLHGVNQDASLKSGQGLSPGEYYRISRALYRFQIYRNLFLDKEQELDLFPSYDDDQDEDSSFDNELKKLFFDRHSPWVNEQLACVYDFLETRVTGVVNGFQWGDNLTEWLAEKTRSFEEQKCMSLDITRLSQLLKASTYEEWQASLGEAISPCQNRLEEDLEEFNRGRRPNGHKEVWRAEDIERLAREVDADEAFTDDQPRQTWMKVHYDHAHERYRLGEHTFAPMRFIFGMRRIGYVMWDAERMKNDACKVTLNKAYQGDAIF